One part of the Paenibacillus silvisoli genome encodes these proteins:
- a CDS encoding ATP-binding protein produces MERNSNLEAIYHYAPSLVGVQVDAEYKPQEITGYKNNPFIEALPPIFEEEYVASKVARLPDHAEEQRKLGKQTRLHLIQQIADYVEPLPSHLVVEQRLSRLIRHGYKARNPLTREAVRQFNIGFKDILESGLNEDGVNLAGIRSTASGFAILGVSGQGKTTAIESSLLLYPQVIHHSVYNCQPFIRKQLVWLKLNCPHDGSLKGLCLNFLQAVDSLLGTNYFRKFSSKGSSVDILLPIMAHIATLHGLGALVIDEIQNLSFMKSGGAERMLNYFTQLINTIGVPVILIGTFKAMKLLSGSFSQARRSTGQGDMIMDRLVEGDEWDHFIQRLWKYQWTKAGTKLTDSLKHEMYELSQGIVDIAVKLYMLAQWEAISFGEEKERLTIGLLRSVASRHMQLVQPLLKVLKRNDPSAKMLVDDLYPRWDVLDQFLRNAEEKINVQGEMRSKLIRDENIELEQNIFLELVKTALDFGVAAENAEELAKKVLLRNESVTDLIRLRKELLQEVELAAAAADIISPASSESQTKSGEKNRSNKRTANKTVPVIQDVDDLRNAVTSNSIPSEEIYENLVDLGVVPTSEDLSKLLV; encoded by the coding sequence ATGGAACGTAATAGTAATTTGGAGGCAATTTATCACTATGCTCCAAGCTTAGTTGGAGTCCAAGTTGATGCAGAATACAAGCCGCAAGAAATTACCGGATACAAAAATAACCCTTTTATTGAAGCCTTACCTCCAATCTTTGAAGAGGAATATGTAGCTTCTAAAGTGGCAAGGCTCCCAGACCATGCAGAGGAACAGCGTAAGCTGGGTAAACAAACTAGGCTTCACTTAATCCAACAAATTGCTGATTATGTTGAGCCCCTCCCCTCGCATCTCGTTGTAGAACAACGATTATCGAGATTAATTCGACACGGGTACAAAGCAAGAAACCCGCTAACAAGAGAAGCGGTCAGACAATTCAACATTGGATTCAAGGATATACTGGAGTCCGGACTAAATGAGGACGGAGTTAACCTAGCAGGTATTAGGTCAACGGCATCTGGATTCGCTATTCTCGGAGTAAGCGGACAAGGAAAAACAACTGCTATAGAGAGCTCATTGCTCCTTTATCCCCAAGTTATTCACCATTCGGTTTACAACTGCCAGCCATTTATTAGAAAACAGCTGGTATGGCTTAAGCTCAACTGCCCACATGACGGTTCCCTAAAAGGGTTGTGTCTTAACTTCCTACAAGCTGTAGACTCACTCCTGGGGACAAACTATTTTCGCAAGTTTTCTTCGAAGGGTTCATCTGTTGACATACTCTTGCCAATTATGGCCCATATCGCAACGCTTCATGGATTAGGAGCGCTTGTAATTGATGAAATCCAAAACCTTAGTTTCATGAAGAGTGGTGGGGCCGAAAGAATGCTTAATTACTTTACGCAGTTGATCAACACGATAGGAGTACCCGTTATTCTGATAGGAACGTTTAAGGCCATGAAGCTTCTTTCGGGCTCATTTAGTCAAGCAAGAAGGAGCACAGGCCAAGGGGATATGATTATGGATCGGTTAGTGGAAGGCGATGAGTGGGATCATTTTATACAACGTCTGTGGAAATATCAGTGGACAAAAGCAGGCACGAAACTTACTGATTCTCTGAAGCATGAAATGTACGAGTTATCTCAGGGTATTGTAGATATCGCTGTTAAGTTGTATATGCTGGCACAATGGGAAGCAATCTCGTTCGGGGAAGAGAAAGAACGTTTAACGATAGGCCTGCTTAGAAGTGTGGCTAGCCGCCATATGCAATTGGTGCAGCCATTATTGAAGGTTCTAAAGCGAAATGACCCATCTGCGAAGATGTTAGTGGATGATTTATATCCAAGATGGGATGTGCTTGATCAGTTTTTGAGAAATGCTGAAGAGAAGATAAATGTTCAAGGAGAGATGCGCTCAAAGCTGATACGAGACGAGAACATTGAGCTTGAACAGAATATATTTTTAGAGCTGGTAAAAACAGCTTTAGACTTTGGCGTAGCTGCTGAGAATGCGGAAGAACTAGCGAAGAAAGTTTTGCTGAGGAATGAATCGGTGACTGACCTAATTCGCCTGAGAAAAGAGTTGCTTCAGGAGGTTGAGTTGGCTGCAGCAGCTGCAGATATTATTAGCCCTGCGTCTTCAGAGAGTCAAACTAAGAGCGGGGAGAAGAACCGTTCGAATAAGAGAACGGCAAATAAGACAGTACCTGTCATTCAAGACGTCGACGATTTGAGAAATGCAGTCACAAGCAACTCTATACCCAGTGAAGAAATCTATGAAAATCTAGTTGATCTCGGAGTAGTTCCCACTAGTGAAGACTTGTCCAAATTGCTTGTTTAG
- a CDS encoding TnsD family Tn7-like transposition protein encodes MVVAHFPSLYPDELLYSGVARYHQMSGNIAQKQTIKELFGNRLVCSTTDLPSHLKHLSERLGSTYTLEELIMKHTLYPYYCAFLPQEKARRVYELMSEGSSHGEAHVLLGIPASLIKPPCYLRYCSLCYMEDIARFHEPYWHRSHQLPGVCVCPVHKKALRETTVAYSTREKKFEFIALAGLSIGDSNSLRLQTVHLNKLVMVAERSTDLLQSEANILNCTLVSRRDLQLKGYITAQGRIRFQKIIEDFTAYYSSEFLSDMNCEVNGCETWLHKLIRGYDLMFHPLRHILVDAFMNERNSTIEEKFDTKKLKLIQGGRKGNCRGRAKTHTKQLRKSLHDWKKRDELVLTEVEAVVNRLRTQHVKPQRISLATVYKGVNKGRVPFFLKKKVLNKLPKTKCLLDKEIETTEQFQIRRLECASLRIINQGENIKGWRLLKEAGLNKPLRKSVEQHYNRIVSG; translated from the coding sequence TTGGTAGTAGCGCATTTCCCTTCTTTATACCCGGATGAACTGCTATATAGCGGTGTTGCGAGATATCATCAAATGTCTGGTAACATCGCTCAGAAACAGACCATAAAAGAACTGTTTGGAAATCGTTTAGTGTGTTCGACGACAGACCTTCCCAGTCATTTGAAACATCTTTCGGAGCGACTTGGTTCAACCTATACGCTAGAGGAACTCATTATGAAGCATACCCTTTATCCGTATTACTGTGCTTTCCTTCCTCAAGAGAAGGCTAGAAGAGTATATGAGTTAATGAGCGAGGGAAGCTCTCATGGGGAGGCTCACGTGTTACTGGGAATACCAGCAAGTCTGATAAAGCCCCCGTGTTACTTGCGGTATTGCTCATTATGCTACATGGAAGACATCGCACGCTTCCATGAGCCATATTGGCATAGGTCTCATCAGCTCCCTGGGGTCTGTGTATGTCCGGTTCATAAAAAAGCCTTAAGAGAAACGACCGTTGCCTACTCAACAAGAGAGAAGAAATTTGAATTCATAGCATTAGCTGGTTTAAGCATTGGCGATTCGAATAGCCTACGTTTACAAACAGTTCATCTGAATAAACTTGTGATGGTCGCTGAGCGCTCAACCGATTTATTACAGTCAGAAGCTAATATCTTGAATTGTACTCTGGTTAGCAGAAGAGATCTCCAATTAAAAGGGTATATAACAGCTCAAGGAAGGATACGTTTTCAGAAAATAATAGAGGACTTTACTGCTTACTATTCTTCAGAGTTCTTATCAGATATGAACTGTGAAGTTAATGGCTGTGAAACCTGGCTACACAAACTGATTCGAGGATATGACTTAATGTTTCATCCTTTACGTCACATCTTAGTTGATGCATTTATGAATGAGAGAAACTCGACTATTGAGGAGAAGTTCGATACCAAGAAGTTGAAGCTAATTCAGGGAGGTAGGAAAGGTAATTGCAGGGGACGGGCTAAGACTCACACGAAGCAACTAAGAAAGTCGCTGCATGATTGGAAGAAGCGTGATGAGTTAGTTTTAACCGAGGTAGAAGCAGTTGTAAACCGGCTAAGAACGCAGCATGTAAAACCGCAGCGAATTTCTTTAGCAACTGTCTATAAAGGAGTTAATAAAGGGAGAGTTCCATTCTTCTTAAAAAAGAAAGTCCTAAATAAGCTACCTAAAACCAAATGCCTCTTAGATAAAGAAATTGAAACCACTGAACAATTTCAAATTCGGCGTTTAGAATGTGCTTCCTTAAGAATTATCAATCAAGGTGAGAACATAAAAGGATGGAGACTGCTCAAGGAGGCTGGTTTAAATAAACCGCTAAGGAAGTCAGTTGAACAACATTACAACAGGATAGTATCGGGGTAG
- a CDS encoding TnsD family Tn7-like transposition protein — protein sequence MLAFFPTPYKDEDLRSVVYRYHRVSGNRQFVHTNSELFGSRGDKNIPIPKTIEYLINQLPSGIGNLLLENHTLIKYLTPFSDNGLYSYNHSVFTGKKLISSELRYCPACIESDYTTFGECYVHRTHQIEFINVCPIHKQTLITKCLKCNRDLSSQFNLRLLDSPNCLNGHSIVPLSTISVGSLLEEELHRSIEEFVELSVGVTRPLFISRLELWLGEKGYYSFSGNVIFRRKLIDDFIEKFGQSELDRLGLTSSYLYSQSTIQRMVNSKEKGTVNVPFFLLLMIFLSGSVREFFEIQPTYALPIPFGNGPWECLNKRCPHYNKRVIIRSKKLNDRGLRIIGEFQCDFCSSNYIRSWYWPERHLPDEKPRVSKNKMFYEAIILLNEQGDNMTTIARKLKASPTTVMNCLNKYYAAINGEGIKKELIHINEKNGSINQDSCSSEMKSQKLENRNKMRQTLSELGNDLNLNRGKVKLKDATTYVWLLKNDRAWMEQILPASKKNSQKVDWEKEDMELCQRIIDIARKLYLSPSPDKRITPAIIINELSAVDRNRIWRHYRCNKLEKSKDALKKSLEKIEDFQVRFLPVALNELKVTGNRLSLDNLRHRYRGTYTNITSDQQRLISNLIQDYMQ from the coding sequence ATGTTAGCTTTTTTCCCCACTCCCTATAAAGATGAAGATTTACGGAGCGTTGTGTATCGATATCATAGAGTGTCCGGGAATAGACAGTTCGTACACACTAACTCTGAACTTTTTGGCAGTCGAGGAGATAAAAATATCCCAATCCCAAAAACCATAGAATATTTAATAAATCAACTACCCAGTGGAATCGGTAATCTACTACTCGAAAACCATACCTTGATAAAGTATCTAACTCCTTTTTCGGATAATGGTTTGTATAGTTACAACCATTCAGTTTTCACTGGGAAAAAGTTAATCTCAAGTGAATTAAGGTATTGTCCAGCTTGCATAGAATCTGATTATACCACATTCGGGGAGTGTTATGTTCATAGAACTCATCAAATTGAATTTATTAATGTATGTCCAATACATAAACAGACTCTCATAACAAAATGTCTCAAATGTAATAGGGATTTATCATCTCAATTTAATCTTAGGCTATTGGATTCCCCTAATTGCTTAAACGGACATTCAATAGTGCCTCTAAGCACTATTAGTGTAGGATCGCTACTTGAAGAAGAGTTACACCGCTCAATAGAAGAATTTGTTGAATTATCAGTAGGTGTGACTCGGCCCTTATTTATCTCAAGACTAGAATTGTGGCTCGGAGAAAAAGGGTACTATTCTTTTTCTGGGAATGTAATTTTCCGTAGGAAGTTAATCGATGACTTCATAGAGAAGTTTGGCCAGTCCGAATTAGATAGGTTAGGACTGACATCATCATATCTCTATTCACAGAGTACAATTCAACGAATGGTAAACTCAAAAGAAAAAGGAACTGTAAACGTTCCATTTTTTCTTCTACTAATGATATTTCTTTCTGGATCTGTTAGGGAATTCTTTGAGATACAACCAACGTATGCCCTCCCTATCCCGTTTGGGAACGGTCCATGGGAATGTTTGAACAAGCGGTGTCCACATTATAATAAAAGGGTTATTATAAGATCTAAAAAGTTAAATGATCGTGGTTTACGAATTATTGGTGAGTTTCAATGCGATTTTTGTTCAAGCAATTATATAAGGTCGTGGTATTGGCCCGAGAGGCATTTGCCAGATGAAAAACCTAGAGTCTCCAAGAATAAAATGTTCTATGAGGCTATTATTCTGCTTAATGAGCAGGGCGACAATATGACAACTATAGCAAGAAAACTTAAAGCATCCCCTACTACAGTGATGAATTGTCTAAATAAGTATTATGCTGCTATAAACGGTGAAGGTATAAAAAAAGAACTAATTCATATAAACGAGAAAAATGGCTCAATAAATCAGGATTCATGTAGTTCGGAGATGAAGAGTCAGAAGTTAGAGAACAGAAACAAAATGAGACAAACACTAAGCGAATTGGGTAATGATTTAAACTTAAATAGGGGGAAAGTAAAATTAAAGGATGCGACTACATATGTATGGCTATTAAAAAATGATAGAGCTTGGATGGAGCAGATATTGCCGGCATCAAAGAAAAACTCACAGAAGGTGGATTGGGAAAAAGAGGATATGGAGTTATGTCAGAGGATAATTGATATAGCAAGGAAATTGTACCTATCCCCGTCGCCTGACAAACGAATAACACCTGCTATTATTATAAATGAGCTATCTGCAGTTGATAGAAATCGTATCTGGAGGCATTACCGCTGCAATAAACTGGAGAAGTCTAAGGATGCGCTAAAAAAGTCCCTTGAGAAAATTGAAGATTTTCAGGTTAGATTTCTTCCGGTTGCATTGAATGAATTAAAGGTTACCGGAAATCGTCTTAGTCTAGATAACCTTAGACATAGGTACCGTGGCACTTATACTAATATTACATCAGATCAACAACGTTTAATCTCTAACTTGATACAAGATTACATGCAATAA